Proteins co-encoded in one Candida albicans SC5314 chromosome 3, complete sequence genomic window:
- a CDS encoding palmitoyltransferase (Ortholog(s) have palmitoyltransferase activity, role in protein palmitoylation, vacuole fusion, non-autophagic and Golgi apparatus, endoplasmic reticulum, fungal-type vacuole membrane localization) produces MATNNNNNNGNPILRSLETSCCFLATLFPKVFCTLVLTWSLYVLLFIIPNYIKSSLNSTILNIIGITLYVLCIISYYKIILIGPGSPLDYPELRINDLNRMINENPYNNNNNDEEPGDLPPESMIIHTMKVNGNQGYRYCTKCSVWKPDRSHHCSSSGKCILKMDHYCPWFSTCIGFHNYKFFIQFLSYVAIYCWFLFIISGKILYNFITEGLFEDEILSLNLVAVLILSFAFAIAVSVFAMFSIYLCCKNLTTIEFQEKRWNYRGQANDERFNYEFDNNGKRKKINTNIFDLGIMENWKSVMGPNWITWILPITVTVTANTKSMISQDEFNNGVNFKVNEEIYAKYLHNAELQQQLNQQLSSYKDRLRRERQANIV; encoded by the coding sequence ATGGCtaccaataataacaataataacgGCAACCCCATCCTCAGATCTTTGGAAACATCTTGTTGCTTTTTAGCAACTTTGTTTCCCAAAGTGTTTTGTACATTAGTTTTAACATGGTCATTATATGttctattatttattattccaAATTATATCAAATCTTCGTTGAATTCCACaatattaaatataattggTATAACATTATATGTGCTATGTATTATCTCCTAttataaaatcattttAATTGGACCTGGATCTCCATTAGATTATCCAGAATTAAGAATCAACGATTTGAATAGAATGATTAATGAAAATccatataataataataacaatgatgaagaaCCAGGAGATTTACCACCAGAATCAATGATAATACATACCATGAAAGTTAATGGCAATCAAGGGTATAGGTATTGTACGAAATGTTCTGTATGGAAACCGGATAGATCTCATCATTGTTCATCATCAGGGAAATGTATATTAAAGATGGATCATTATTGTCCTTGGTTTTCCACTTGCATTGGGTTtcataattataaatttttcattcaattcttgagTTATGTTGCCAtttattgttggtttttatttattattagtggTAAAATACtatataattttattaccGAGGGGttatttgaagatgaaatcTTATCACTTAATTTAGTTGCTGTTTTGATTCTTTCATTTGCATTTGCTATTGCTGTTAGTGTATTTGCCATGTTTCTGATTTATTTATGTTGTAAAAATTTAACAACTATTGAGTTTCAAGAAAAACGTTGGAATTATCGTGGTCAAGCAAATGATGAAAGATTCAattatgaatttgataataatggtaaacgtaagaaaataaatacaaatatttttgatttaggAATTATGGAAAATTGGAAACTGGTTATGGGTCCAAATTGGATAACTTGGATATTACCAATAACAGTTACTGTCACCGCCAATACAAAATCTATGATATCTCAAgatgaatttaataatggagttaattttaaagttaatgaagaaatatATGCCAAATATCTTCATAATGCAgaattacaacaacaattgaatcaacaattgTCTAGTTATAAAGATAGATTAAGAAGAGAACGTCAAGCAAATATAGTGTAA
- the RPD31 gene encoding histone deacetylase (Putative histone deacetylase; involved in regulation of white-opaque switch; Spider biofilm repressed): MYTELPFDELKVDPNQKKRIAYFYDADIGNYAYGAGHPMKPHRIRMAHSLIMNYGLYKKMEIYRAKPATKQEMCQFHTDEYIDFISRVNPDNLDLFTKEQIKFNVGDDCPVFDGLFEYCGISGGGSMEGAARLNRGKCDIAINYAGGLHHAKKSEASGFCYLNDIVLGIIELLRYHPRVLYIDIDVHHGDGVEEAFYTTDRVMTCSFHKYGEFFPGTGELRDIGVGKGKYHSVNVPLRDGIDDATYKSVFEPVISKIIEWYQPSAIVLQCGGDSLSGDRLGCFNLSMNGHANCINYVKSFNIPMMVVGGGGYTMRNVARTWAYESGLLNNVKLPDELPYNEYYEYYGPDYKLDVRSSNMFNQNSPEFLDKILTNIIANLENTKHAPSVQMNEVPNDPEDLGDVEEDTAMAIDTKGGSEMSRDAQIQPDNEFYEDDEKDKGEKAIIDNKHEDQDSMQVDKSEEPVVEQKDKPQDENNVTGDNIEEDQPQEVNPIEEQPSVEKSVVVVEDKLEEVKPVEQKVEEPKEVVDKPEDKHEDKPAETLTETTTESKPEDQPMEDAAKLTEEELKEIEELNKSS, encoded by the coding sequence ATGTATACTGAACTTccatttgatgaattgaaagttGATCCAAACCAAAAGAAACGTATTGCTTATTTCTATGATGCTGATATTGGGAATTATGCTTATGGGGCTGGTCATCCCATGAAACCTCATCGTATAAGAATGGCCCATTCATTAATTATGAATTATGgattatataaaaaaatggaaatttATCGAGCTAAACCAGcaacaaaacaagaaatgtGTCAATTTCATACTGATgaatatattgattttattagtCGAGTTAACCCAGATAATTTAGATTTATTTACTAAAgaacaaattaaatttaatgttggtgatgattGTCCCGTTTTTGATGGATTATTTGAGTATTGTGGTattagtggtggtggatcAATGGAAGGTGCCGCCAGATTGAATCGTGGTAAATGTGATATTGCCATCAATTACGCTGGTGGGTTACATCATGCGAAAAAATCTGAAGCTAGTGGATTTTGTTATTTGAATGATATTGTGTTGGGGATCATTGAATTATTACGTTACCATCCCAGAGttttatatattgatattgatgttCATCATGGTGATGGTGTTGAAGAAGCATTTTATACTACTGATAGAGTAATGACTTGTTCTTTTCATAAATATGGTGAGTTTTTCCCTGGCACAGGTGAATTAAGAGATATTGGGGTTGGAAAGGGGAAATACCATTCGGTTAACGTTCCATTACGTGATGGGATTGATGATGCTACTTATAAATCAGTGTTTGAACCAGTAATATCGAAAATCATTGAATGGTATCAACCTTCAGCCATTGTTTTACAATGTGGAGGTGATTCCTTGAGTGGTGATAGATTAGgttgttttaatttatcaatgaaTGGTCATGCTAATTGTATCAATTATgttaaatcatttaatattCCAATGATGGTAGTTGGTGGAGGTGGTTATACTATGAGAAATGTGGCTCGTACTTGGGCGTATGAACTGggattattaaataatgtCAAATTACCCGATGAATTGCCTTATAATGAATATTATGAATATTATGGTCCTGATTATAAATTGGATGTTCGATCTTCTAATATGTTTAATCAGAATTCTCCAGAATTTTTAGATAAAATTTTGACTAATATTATTGccaatttggaaaatacAAAGCATGCACCTTCAGTACAAATGAATGAAGTCCCTAATGATCCTGAAGATTTGGGCgatgttgaagaagatacCGCTATGGCAATTGACACAAAGGGAGGCTCCGAAATGAGTCGAGATGCTCAAATACAACCAGATAATGAGTTttatgaagatgatgaaaaagataagGGCGAGAAAGctataattgataataaacatGAAGATCAAGACTCTATGCAAGTTGATAAAAGTGAAGAACCTGTGGTTGAACAAAAAGATAAACCACAAGACGAGAATAACGTTACCGGTGATAATATAGAAGAAGATCAACCGCAAGAAGTGAACCCAATTGAAGAGCAACCTTCAGTGGAAAAActggtagtggtggtggaagACAAACTAGAAGAAGTGAAACCTGTTGAACAGAAAGTAGAGGAACCAAAAGAAGTGGTTGATAAACCAGAAGACAAACATGAAGATAAACCAGCAGAAACCCTTACAGAGACCACCACAGAACTGAAACCAGAGGATCAACCAATGGAAGATGCTGCAAAGTTgactgaagaagaattgaaagaaattgaagaacTAAATAAAAGTTCATAA
- the POS5 gene encoding NADH kinase (Protein similar to S. cerevisiae Pos5p, a mitochondrial NADH kinase involved in the oxidative stress response; planktonic growth-induced gene; likely to be essential for growth, based on an insertional mutagenesis strategy) has translation MFKHFFHSRSVCSLNNFHQSNISRLIHFNSLHTISRLTPRSSKLSIIRPIIGKAQLSLSSSITTTKSRTTSPKMALTVQSCSQLPTGKLPEYIKSSKSRLYNIIWSSSSPPTNIYIAKKPGDASVREAMIEFINHLHQQYPSINVIVNQEVADELMHELKSTTTTTKQDSKSIQELMDPLTDHVIYTGKNEDIVDKTELMITLGGDGTILHGVSLFSNVVVPPILSFAMGTLGFLLPFDFKNYKQTFREVYEGRSKALHRNRLECHVIRKQIGKSNDDDAEQEEERTNIKKLKTNGETSIPMPTNGSSDDSKKIKEMIHAMNDVTIHRGSSPNLTSLDIYIDNEFFTTTFADGVIFATPTGSTAYSLSSGGSITHPSVPCVLLTPICPRSLSFRPLILPSSSDIMIKLSESNRNQRIELTIDGITQPDLHPGDEVHITSEVAITSSGASSAGSSTHSGSSSTSTGTSSSSSSGSGSNNSGSYGDKNGIWCVATNQNQWSKDLNSLLGFNSSFRDQKGKKLHL, from the coding sequence atgtTTAAACATTTCTTTCATTCTCGTTCAGTTTGCTCACTAAATAACTTCCATCAATCTAATATATCTAGACTAATacatttcaattcattacaTACGATATCTAGATTAACCCCACGCTCATCGAAATTACTGATAATACGACCAATCATTGGCAAAGCCCAATTATCTTTGTCATCgtcaataacaacaacgaaAAGTAGAACAACATCACCTAAAATGGCATTAACAGTTCAATCGTGTTCTCAATTACCTACGGGGAAATTACCTGAATATattaaatcttcaaaaaGCCGATTATATAACATTATATGGCTGTCATCATCTCCACCAACGAATATATACATTGCCAAAAAGCCTGGTGATGCTAGTGTTCGAGAAGCAatgattgaatttataaatcatttacatcaacaatatccATCAATAAATGTTATTGTCAATCAAGAAGTTGCTGATGAATTAATGCATGAATTGAaatccaccaccaccaccaccaaacaAGACAGTAAATCGATTCAAGAATTAATGGATCCATTAACCGATCACGTCATTTATACTGGTaaaaatgaagatattgttgataaaacCGAATTAATGATTACATTAGGAGGGGATGGGACAATTTTACATGGTGTTAGTTTATTTCTGAATGTTGTTGTCCCAccaatattatcatttgcTATGGGTACATTAGGATTTTTATTaccatttgatttcaaaaattataaacaaacatTTCGAGAAGTTTATGAAGGTAGAAGTAAAGCATTACATAGAAATCGATTGGAATGTCATGTTATAAGAAAACAAATAGGCaaatcaaatgatgatgatgcagaacaagaagaagaaagaacaaatattaaaaaattgaaaactaaTGGGGAAACAAGCATACCAATGCCTACAAATGGGAGTAGTGATGAttctaaaaaaattaaagaaatgaTTCATGCTATGAATGATGTCACTATCCATCGTGGAAGTTCACCAAATTTGACATCATTAgatatttatattgataatgaatttttcactACTACTTTTGCTGATGGTGTTATATTTGCTACACCAACTGGGTCAACTGCATATTCACTATCATCGGGTGGATCGATAACTCATCCTTCTGTACCCTGTGTTTTATTAACTCCAATTTGTCCACGTTCCTTATCATTTAGACCATTGATCTTGCCTAGTCTGTCAGATATAATGATTAAATTATCTGAAAGTAATAGAAACCAAAGAATCGAATTGACTATAGATGGTATTACACAGCCTGATCTTCATCCTGGTGACGAAGTACATATCACTTCAGAAGTAGCTATTACATCATCAGGTGCCAGTAGTGCTGGCAGTAGTACTCATAGTGGAAGCAGCAGTACCAGTACCGGTACTAGTAGTAGCAGcagtagtggtagtggaAGCAACAATAGTGGCAGTTATGGTGACAAGAATGGAATTTGGTGTGTTGCTActaatcaaaatcaatggTCAAAAGATTTGAATAGCTTATTGGGATTCAATAGTTCATTTAGAGATCAAAAGGGGAAGAAATTACACCTCTAA
- the SSN6 gene encoding transcription regulator (Functional homolog of S. cerevisiae Cyc8/Ssn6; hyphal growth regulator; repressed during hyphal growth; Ssn6 and Tup1 regulate distinct sets of genes; overexpression or mutation causes avirulence in mouse IV infection; TPR motifs): MYATAHTIKQQQQQQQQHPPPPLNGGLHASGAPPNSHEAAAIAQQQQQQQQHHNGPGMIVAAAAASANQQAVQARAQQQQQQQQQRLPSSAALNETTVSTWLAIGSLAESLGDIERATASYNSALRHSPNNPDILVKIANTYRSKDQFLKAAELYEQALNFHVENGETWGLLGHCYLMLDNLQRAYAAYQRALFYLENPNVPKLWHGIGILYDRYGSLEYAEEAFVRVLDLDPNFDKANEIYFRLGIIYKHQGKLQPALECFQYILNNPPHPLTQPDVWFQIGSVYEQQKDWNGAKDAYEKVLQINPHHAKVLQQLGCLYSQAESNPSTPANGAAPPHKPFQQDLTIALKYLKQSLEVDQSDAHSWYYLGRVEMIRGDFTAAYEAFQQAVNRDARNPTFWCSIGVLYYQISQYRDALDAYTRAIRLNPYISEVWYDLGTLYETCNNQISDALDAYRQAERLDPNNPHIKARLEQLTKYQQEGNTHPPQPPPSSQQPRLPQGMVLESTQQQQQQQPPPPPQQQQQQLQHQSQSQPQPQQPPQTQSQPSLLQHQSSLPPQQIQPLHQQAAKPLVNQQQSPPPPHLMNLGQPGQQPQQLPPHLPPHTQQPSQIQEKPPTQEQPHYQPPPPPQHQQQSQSQPQPPHQPQHTQNQSPQLAQLPPHHSNPPAKPHGAPQQRTGLPDLLHNSANIISAPSQVPQPQQQYQQPHIAPVRQEQVNHVPSIYSAPRPTETTLPQINNPNESTTTQVPQLKKEEPKPEATVSAPVPEAIKVQDQVTIQESAPAAAAAVSAPASAPVGDIKTDTVSTTTPATSTTADAVPVSVSQVGEAPNVVQEKKVPDTEQIVSQVEKPVESQPEVTPAPTPAPALATAPTEPAPTDKDVVMAPSKSATPVPQSIVEQNTRVSEATKAPESNGKHDLEDKNDEEKILKRPTVETTTESVPVNQPVEKENEKVEVPPPSEQPSSEKREKEVNGSIKKPLENESKVDIPQFSSNITAQNEEAKSGEETKKDTTKTSPAKQGEVKEVIPSSTETVSKPDVEKDNKEKDKDEDEVMADEDDVKKDENPEPPMRKIEEDENYDDE; encoded by the coding sequence ATGTATGCGACAGCCCATAcaattaaacaacaacaacaacaacaacaacaacatccaccaccacctttAAACGGTGGACTACATGCAAGTGGGGCTCCTCCAAATTCCCATGAAGCAGCAGCTATTGctcagcaacaacaacaacagcagcaacacCACAATGGTCCTGGTATGATTGTTGCCGCAGCTGCAGCTTCTGCTAACCAACAAGCTGTCCAAGCCAGAgcccaacaacaacaacagcagcaacaacagcgATTACCTAGTTCAGCTGCTCTTAATGAAACTACAGTATCAACTTGGTTAGCCATTGGTTCATTAGCCGAGAGTTTAGGTGACATTGAACGTGCGACAGCTTCTTACAATTCCGCTTTGAGACATTCACCAAATAACCCAGATATTTTAGTCAAAATAGCAAATACATACCGTTCAAAAGATCAGTTTCTTAAGGCTGCTGAATTGTATGAACAAGCTCTTAATTTCCATGTTGAGAATGGTGAAACTTGGGGATTATTGGGTCATTGTTACTTGATGTTGGATAATTTGCAAAGAGCTTATGCTGCTTATCAACGTGCATTGTTTTACTTGGAAAACCCTAACGTTCCAAAATTGTGGCACGGAATTGGTATTTTATATGACAGATATGGCTCATTAGAATATGCTGAAGAAGCCTTTGTGAGAGTTTTGGATTTGGATCCAAATTTCGACAAGGctaatgaaatttatttCCGTTTAGGGATCATTTATAAGCATCAAGGTAAACTACAACCAGCATTAGAATGTTTCCAATACATTTTGAATAATCCACCACACCCATTAACTCAACCAGATGTttggtttcaaattggTTCAGTGTATGAACAACAAAAGGATTGGAATGGTGCTAAGGATGCTTATGAAAAAGTGTTACAGATTAATCCTCATCACGCTAAAGTTTTGCAACAATTGGGATGTCTTTATTCCCAAGCAGAATCAAATCCATCAACACCAGCTAATGGTGCTGCACCACCACATAAGCCATTCCAACAAGATTTGACCATTGctttaaaatatttgaaacaatCTTTGGAAGTTGATCAAAGTGATGCTCATTCATGGTACTATTTGGGTAGAGTAGAAATGATTAGAGGTGATTTCACTGCTGCTTATGAAGCTTTCCAACAAGCTGTCAATCGAGATGCAAGAAACCCAACTTTCTGGTGTTCAATTGGTGTTTTGTACTATCAAATAAGCCAATATCGTGATGCATTGGATGCTTATACCAGAGCCATTAGATTAAATCCTTATATCAGTGAAGTATGGTATGATTTGGGGACTTTGTATGAGACTTgtaataatcaaattagtGATGCATTGGATGCATATAGACAAGCAGAAAGATTGGATCCAAATAATCCTCATATAAAGGCAAGATTAGAACAATTGACAAAGTATCAACAAGAAGGTAATACTCACCCACCTCAACCACCGCCAAGTTCTCAACAACCTAGATTACCTCAAGGAATGGTTTTGGAAAGtactcaacaacaacagcaacaacaaccaccaccacctccacaacaacaacaacaacaacttcaacaCCAACTGCAACTGCAACCTCAACCACAGCAACCACCTCAAACCCAATCACAACCACTGTTACTTCAACACCAATCTTCATTGCCTCCTCAACAAATCCAACCATTACATCAACAAGCTGCAAAGCCTTTAgtgaatcaacaacaaagtccaccaccacctcaCTTGATGAACTTGGGACAACCGGGgcaacaaccacaacaattGCCACCACATCTTCCACCACATACCCAGCAACCTTCTCAAATTCAAGAAAAGCCTCCAACTCAAGAACAACCACATTATCAACCACCTCCACCTCCACAACATCAACAGCAATCGCAATCGCAACCGCAACCTCCACACCAACCTCAACACACTCAAAATCAACTGCCTCAATTAGCTCAATTGCCACCACACCATTCTAATCCTCCAGCTAAGCCACATGGTGCACCTCAACAAAGAACTGGTTTACCGGATTTATTACACAACTCTGCTAATATCATATCAGCTCCATCACAAGTACctcaaccacaacaacaatatcaacaaccacaTATTGCACCTGTTAGACAAGAACAAGTTAACCATGTTCCTTCAATTTATCTGGCTCCTAGACCAACTGAGACAACACTTCctcaaatcaacaacccAAATGAGTCAACCACAACACAAGTTCCACAACTCAAAAAGGAGGAACCTAAACCAGAGGCTACTGTTTCTGCTCCAGTTCCTGAGGCTATTAAAGTTCAAGATCAAGTGACAATCCAGGAGTCAGcaccagcagcagcagcagcagtgTCAGCACCAGCTTCTGCTCCAGTTGGTGATATAAAAACAGATACTGTATCTACTACTACACCTGCTACTTCAACCACTGCAGATGCTGTGCCAGTATCTGTGTCTCAAGTTGGTGAAGCACCAAATGTTGTTCAAGAGAAGAAAGTTCCGGACACCGAGCAGATCGTTTCACAAGTTGAAAAACCCGTGGAGTCACAACCAGAAGTTACACCAGCTCCAACACCAGCTCCAGCTCTTGCAACAGCACCAACTGAACCTGCACCTACTGATAAGGACGTTGTAATGGCTCCAAGTAAAAGTGCAACACCTGTTCCTCAAAGTATTGTGGAACAGAACACCAGAGTATCTGAAGCTACAAAGGCACCAGAATCCAATGGTAAACATGATTTAGAAGACAagaatgatgaagaaaaaattttaaagaGGCCAACTGTTGAAACGACTACTGAATCTGTACCAGTTAACCAACCTGTtgagaaagaaaatgaaaaagttgagGTACCACCGCCACTGGAACAACCAAGTTCagaaaagagagaaaaagaagtcAACGGATCAATTAAGAAACCATTGGAAAATGAAAGTAAGGTTGATATTCCTCAATTCTCATCAAATATCACAGCTCAAAATGAAGAAGCAAAATCTGGAgaagaaactaaaaaagaTACAACCAAGACAAGTCCAGCAAAACAAGGGGAAGTTAAGGAAGTAATACCATCATCTACAGAAACTGTATCAAAACCagatgttgaaaaagacaataaagagaaagacaaagatgaagatgaagtgATGGCTGATGAAGATGACGTcaaaaaagatgaaaatCCAGAACCTCCAATGAGAAagattgaagaagatgaaaattatgatgatgaatag
- a CDS encoding uncharacterized protein (Ortholog of C. dubliniensis CD36 : Cd36_86960, C. parapsilosis CDC317 : CPAR2_808800, Candida tenuis NRRL Y-1498 : CANTEDRAFT_113621 and Debaryomyces hansenii CBS767 : DEHA2F02486g) — translation MSNIDTDIDTDTESFTSSFSSSSSSSKICSLCLGSDTDIPPFGTIDDAKDLISPCSTCSIITHRKCLLDWFNSVPADKLHIIRAHRQSTSRRPISRNNNNNNNNNNNNNGSLNESNINHEENFDDLGVGITPTTGMDQNTTATTATTATTATTTTRIEINLSTQALSNWLSTMTAAGANTNEIEINNHHHHNNNTNNSDNNTDVTIPGGFPISRRASSSSLSNVSSPPHHGSSPNHDFKPSNEYLVYILAPCPQCKRDIIFSMSRSPILALHSSMKTIISRMVQYGGVFVGITSALTGILSMGYIGLTTCGLKMMDCIIPSPILIRILTKKSSLHTHSSYQTLSKILFGNTNSGGGVGGGGGGDDDASSYVVDNLEQGLIQGLIDPFKFSRIPVLPIVMYRARSSSILNCFIGKEQDNKVNSLLTETMLLSYISSIGDHKLLKSLIKNISHQILNVIKTPSNILNIFNWKNLFKDINWYDSRNIISLIIPMRWIYDIFIYRLIFNRQYFNLIMKIRPRSIANSLTSKEIDNLEDLNNQLNDLKKLHHKMNTIIMKKIDKKFSKFIKTNSNSYFGTTTTTNSWLVKLISPIIKYLYGKVLYLQKINSTNGWFKYLKLKILIQWKYTIACFKNDYSQTLSSNNNTNTNTITNSFQNIIIKSLTTLIWPFLSSKLNELFIYPIFLLNNPKSWLANNNINLNIGVFGLSMDKKILIGNLLGLIMISIIKELINLYLTKLKVYQMSKIETLNSQDSQILKDVTSTIFHPENISISTNNNNNNNNNNNADNDIFPDLNNITTTGDDNDDEDELDLVTDDSDESFTMHRLVELGLIDESDFNIPGGFNF, via the coding sequence ATGTCAAATATAGATACCGATATTGATACAGATACTGAATCATTCACTTCTTCcttctcctcctcctcctcatCTAGCAAAATTTGTAGTCTTTGTTTAGGTTCAGATACTGATATTCCTCCATTTGGTACTATTGATGATGCTAAAGATTTAATTTCTCCTTGTTCAACTTGTTCAATAATTACTCATAGAAAATGTTTATTAGATTGGTTTAATTCTGTTCCTGCTGATAAATTACATATAATTCGTGCTCATCGTCAATCGACATCAAGAAGACCCatttcaagaaataataataacaacaacaacaacaacaacaacaacaacggTTCTCTAAATGAATCTAATATTAATcatgaagaaaattttgatgatttaggTGTAGGAAtaacaccaacaacagGGATGGACCAAAAtactactgctactactgctactactgctactactgctactactactactcgtattgaaataaatttatctACTCAAGCATTACTGAATTGGTTAAGTACTATGACAGCTGCAGGGGCCAATACTAATGAAATAGAAATtaacaaccaccaccaccacaacaacaacaccaacaatagtgataataatactgATGTTACTATACCTGGTGGATTCCCAATTAGTCGTCGtgcatcatcatcgtcgtTGTCAAATGTTTCTTCTCCTCCTCATCATGGCTCTTCTCCTAATCATGATTTTAAACCAAGTAATGAATATCTTGTTTATATATTAGCACCATGTCCACAATGTAAACGAGATATAATATTTTCCATGAGTCGATCACCAATATTAGCCTTACATTCATCGATGAAAACCATAATTTCTCGAATGGTTCAATATGGTGGAGTATTTGTTGGGATTACATCGGCATTAACGGGGATTTTATCAATGGGATACATTGGATTAACTACTTGTGGATTAAAAATGATGGATTGTATAATTCCATCACCAATATTAATACGGATTTTAACTAAAAAATCTTCATTACATACTCATTCAAGTTATCAAACTTTAAgtaaaatattatttggCAACACCaatagtggtggtggtgttggaggtggtggcggtggtgatgatgatgctTCTTCttatgttgttgataatttagaaCAAGGATTAATTCAAGGATTAATTGATCCTTTTAAATTTTCTCGAATTCCAGTATTACCAATTGTAATGTATCGAGCTCgttcttcatcaattttaaattgtttcattGGGAAAGAACAAGACAATAAAGTGAATTCTTTATTGACAGAAACAATGTTATTAAGTTatatatcatcaattggtgatcataaattattaaaatcattaattaaaaatatttctcatcaaattttaaatgtCATTAAAACTCcatcaaatattttgaatatttttaattggaagaatttatttaaaGATATTAATTGGTATGATTCAAGAAATATTATATCATTAATTATCCCCATGAGATGGATTTAtgatatatttatatatcgattaatttttaatcgacaatattttaatttaatcaTGAAAATTAGACCAAGATCTATAGCTAATAGTTTGACTagtaaagaaattgacaatttggaagatttaaataatcaattaaatgatttgaaaaaattacatCACAAGATGAATACAATtataatgaagaaaattgataaaaaattctcaaaattcatcaaaacCAATTCAAACTCATATTTCGGAACCACTACTACCACTAATAGTTGGTTGGTGAAATTGATATCaccaataattaaatatcTTTATGGTAaagttttatatttacagaaaataaattcaacaaatggatggtttaaatatttaaaattgaaaatattaattcAATGGAAATATACTATTGCatgttttaaaaatgattattcacaaacattatcatcaaacaataacaccaacactaataccattaccaacagttttcaaaatataattataaaaagTTTGACTACTTTAATTTGGCCATTTTTAAgttcaaaattaaatgaattattcATATATCCAATCTTCTTACTAAACAATCCAAAATCTTGGCTtgcaaataataatattaatctCAACATTGGTGTTTTTGGTTTATCAATGGAtaagaaaattttaattggtaatttattaggattaataatgatttctataattaaagaattgataaatttatatttaacaaaattaaaagtttatcaaatgtcaaaaattgaaactttaAATTCACAAGATAGtcaaatattaaaagatgTAACTTCAACTATATTCCATCCAGAAAATATTTCTATCAGtactaacaacaacaacaacaacaataataataataatgctgATAATGATATATTTCCTGATCTTAATAATATCACTACTACTGGTGATGATAacgatgatgaagatgaattgGATTTGGTGACTGATGATAGTGATGAATCATTTACAATGCATAGACTTGTTGAATTGggattaattgatgaatcagATTTTAATATTCCTGgtggtttcaatttttga